One window of Hydractinia symbiolongicarpus strain clone_291-10 chromosome 3, HSymV2.1, whole genome shotgun sequence genomic DNA carries:
- the LOC130636022 gene encoding prefoldin subunit 2-like, with translation MAAGTAKKGKTGLSQEQIITKFNQMRQEQRILVNKISELEAEISEHSVVIETLKNVDVDRKCFRMVGGILSERTVKEVLPALQNNKMQIEQVIEKLKFQLTEKGKELVKFREEHNITIRGEKENEKSKSNTSNSTSGVLVSGTASKES, from the exons ATGGCGGCAGGAACAGCGAAGAAGGGCAAAACTGGTCTTTCACAAGAACAAATCATAACTAAGTTTAATCAAATGCGACAGGAACAACGCATTCTGGTGAATAAAATCAGTGAATTAGAAGCAGAAATAAGTGAGCACAG tgTTGTGATAGAGACATTAAAAAATGTGGATGTGGATAGAAAATGTTTTCGTATGGTTGGTGGAATTTTATCAGAAAGAACTGTAAAAGAAGTTTTGCCAGCtttacaaaataacaaaatgcag ATCGAACAAGTTATAGAAAAGTTAAAGTTTCAGCTCACAGAAAAAGGAAAAGAATTAGTTAAATTTCGTGAAGAACATAACATAACAATACGGGGCGAAAAGGAGAATGAAAAGAGCAAGTCAAATACATCGAATTCAACGTCTGGTGTATTAGTATCAGGTACTGCTAGCAAGGAGAGTTAG
- the LOC130636016 gene encoding uncharacterized protein LOC130636016 isoform X2 has product MLKLVLVLLVLVLFALLGTNRYGIILDLHRHPHKKDYQSRLHVSVYWVKLFPNGTRADQKVNNITDVYFTMETQTCAANKHGDNDTSTHMGVRSPSVDFKRQSYCDQSLRLGDFSTLCYKKDEVIYVTALDVCTSPYTTVVLVSEPHRDLEIVEKLTASRKEAIHVKAAKTLGGECGVQLEMHSHGSAQEKQHITLNRVCTNLPGINNGLIDDAYFTTYGMICQPATCSRLTPSSYECNRTLISPNEGREANAKVRLNFNICTSITLIADVTVQIEGFKNVYNGHLVGEHHFTIHDNDFRHNFTLGGPKVDPNKGYLPLDGGEISLFVKEDKKKNVFHVMLLRHYPLYHDAFPLMHQDFYLERKALCKRKSISHSSHASNAVKIVIPLLCVIVILILVVFAAWWWKKRKYGGTGLPYQIELRDDDNDDDLDDFNSRS; this is encoded by the exons GTTTACTGGGTTAAATTGTTTCCAAATGGAACAAGAGCTGATCAGAAGGTAAACAACATCACTGATGTCTATTTCACCATGGAAACACAGACGTGTGCTGCTAACAAACATGGTGATAATGACACGTCAACTCACATGG GAGTGCGGTCGCCATCTGTTGATTTTAAACGTCAATCATATTGTGATCAGTCCCTAAGACTTGGTGATTTTTCAACTTTGTGCTATAAAAAAGATGAAGTCATTTATGTAACAGCATTAGATGTGTGTACATCGCCATATACAACCGTCGTTCTTGTGTCCGAACCACATCGAGATTTAGAAATTGTTGAAAAATTGACTGCGTCAAGGAAAGAAGCTATTCATGTAAAAG CTGCAAAAACGCTTGGTGGAGAATGTGGTGTTCAACTTGAAATGCATAGTCACGGTTCAGCTCAGGAAAAACAGCATATCACCTTAAATCGCGTGTGTACAAatttacctggtattaataatggCTTAATCGATGATGCTTATTTCACTACGTATGGTATGATTTGTCAACCAG CCACTTGTAGTCGACTGACGCCTAGTTCGTATGAGTGCAACCGAACTCTCATATCACCAAATGAGGGTCGTGAAGCAAACGCGAAAGTGAGGCTGAACTTTAACATCTGCACATCGATTACTTTAATCGCGGACGTAACAGTACAAATAGAAGGCTTCAAGAACGTTTATAATGGTCATCTTGTTGGAGAACATCACTTTACTATTCACGATAACGATTTTCGTCACAACTTCACGCTTGGAGGACCAAAGGTAGACCCAAACAAAGGTTATTTACCACTCGACGGTGGAGAGATCAGTTTGTTTgtaaaagaagataaaaaaaaaaacgtgtttcATGTCATG ctATTACGTCATTATCCACTATACCATGATGCATTTCCGTTGATGCACCAAGATTTTTATTTGGAGAGAAAAGCACTAT gtaaaagaaaaagtatttcGCATTCAAGTCACGCAAGCAACGCTGTTAAAATAGTGATTCCACTATTATGCGTGATTGTTATACTTATTTTGGTTGTATTTGCGGCATGGTGGTGGAAGAAACGGAAATATGGCGGTACAGGCCTACCATACCAAATAGAACTACGAGacgatgataatgatgatgatttgGACGATTTCAACTCGAGAAGTTGA